One genomic region from Chthonomonas calidirosea T49 encodes:
- a CDS encoding lysophospholipid acyltransferase family protein codes for MVNPEAVLSPLPLKKRLTRLAGRVGLPTVVGLFRLLPLPAARWVGRSIGLLLYGVLKRYRNTAHKNLALVYPDLPKRERHRMARAVFLHFGMAVAEFVKLPQLDRSTVDQMAVVEGEEHLQQALAKQRGAFIITGHFGNWEFLARWLATHNYPLNVIARRSEDPETEKLLTNTRLQNGAHVFQRGEAVRPVLQSLRKNELVGILPDQNAGDIVVPFFGLPTGTTDGPAVLHLHTKAPLVFSWCTRREDGRFHILFEPPVAYEPTGDRAADVLAIMTLVNRHLEGQIRKNPTQWLWLHDRWRASPWVFERQEGALQQADSTAAEHLAEGKR; via the coding sequence ATGGTGAACCCCGAGGCCGTTCTCTCTCCACTGCCCCTGAAGAAGCGCCTTACTCGCCTGGCAGGACGTGTGGGGTTGCCAACGGTTGTGGGCCTTTTTCGCCTGCTTCCCTTGCCGGCTGCTAGATGGGTAGGACGTAGCATAGGGCTCCTTCTCTACGGCGTTTTGAAGCGCTATCGGAACACCGCGCACAAGAACCTGGCGCTCGTCTACCCTGACCTGCCCAAACGAGAGCGGCATCGCATGGCGCGCGCCGTTTTTCTGCATTTCGGCATGGCCGTGGCCGAGTTCGTAAAGTTGCCTCAGCTTGACCGCTCCACCGTAGACCAGATGGCTGTTGTTGAGGGAGAGGAGCATCTACAACAAGCCTTGGCAAAGCAGCGCGGCGCCTTCATCATTACCGGGCACTTCGGTAATTGGGAGTTTTTAGCGCGATGGCTGGCCACCCATAACTACCCCCTCAACGTCATCGCACGGCGATCGGAAGACCCTGAAACGGAGAAGCTGCTTACCAACACACGGCTTCAAAACGGGGCACACGTGTTTCAACGCGGAGAGGCTGTACGACCGGTGTTGCAGTCGCTGCGAAAAAATGAGCTAGTGGGCATTCTTCCCGACCAGAATGCGGGCGACATTGTGGTGCCCTTTTTCGGGCTGCCCACAGGCACAACGGACGGCCCGGCCGTCCTCCACCTCCACACCAAAGCGCCTCTTGTCTTTAGCTGGTGTACGCGACGTGAAGATGGGCGTTTTCATATTCTGTTTGAGCCCCCGGTGGCCTACGAGCCAACCGGCGATCGCGCTGCCGACGTCTTGGCCATCATGACCCTAGTAAACCGGCACTTGGAAGGCCAGATCCGCAAGAACCCCACACAGTGGCTCTGGCTGCACGATCGGTGGCGTGCCTCTCCGTGGGTTTTTGAACGGCAGGAGGGAGCGCTTCAACAGGCCGATTCCACGGCTGCAGAACACCTTGCAGAGGGGAAGAGGTGA
- the lpxK gene encoding tetraacyldisaccharide 4'-kinase → MTKEKRPTATKSLEAYMLSVIRGRRGVVPLLLRGFLLLLALLHRVGLELYLLIYQVGLRRRTRLPRPVISVGNITAGGTGKTPTVHTLCRLLKEEGLQPAVLSRGYRGRFEHGSAIVSDGQKIRLSVQEAGDEAYLLARNLPGVPVVVGKDRRVTGALSIGQFQPDVLVLDDGMQFWQLHRDVEIVLVNALNPFDNGWIFPRGLLREPPSHLRRAHIILLTNAGRLTVAALEALRARIRRLAPGKPIFTADPVPGQLRFLADQVYVPAQWLAGRRVVAVSAIADPTLFESMIGELGGILAASFRFRDHHVYTPKEIEQVMEKACTVNAEAVITTEKDAVKLMPLRSARPLAALQVSMHIDAEHEFMTEVLKAVEEAQADRRW, encoded by the coding sequence ATGACAAAAGAGAAACGACCCACAGCCACAAAGTCTCTCGAAGCCTATATGCTCTCCGTTATACGGGGGCGGCGTGGGGTTGTGCCGCTTCTTTTGAGGGGCTTTCTGCTTTTGCTGGCGCTGCTCCATCGGGTAGGCCTCGAGCTGTATCTCCTTATCTACCAAGTAGGCCTGCGGCGGCGCACCCGCCTGCCACGGCCGGTGATCAGCGTCGGCAACATCACCGCGGGTGGCACGGGAAAAACGCCCACCGTCCACACGCTCTGCCGTCTGTTGAAGGAGGAGGGGCTGCAGCCCGCCGTGCTCAGCAGAGGCTATCGAGGGAGATTCGAGCACGGCAGCGCCATCGTTTCGGATGGACAAAAGATTCGTCTGAGCGTTCAAGAGGCCGGCGATGAAGCCTATCTACTCGCCCGTAATCTCCCCGGCGTGCCGGTGGTTGTGGGCAAAGATCGGCGTGTGACGGGAGCATTATCCATCGGCCAGTTTCAACCCGACGTTTTGGTGCTTGACGATGGAATGCAGTTTTGGCAGCTTCATCGTGACGTCGAAATTGTGCTGGTAAATGCGCTCAACCCCTTTGACAACGGCTGGATCTTCCCCCGCGGCCTGTTAAGGGAGCCGCCTTCTCACCTCCGCCGTGCCCACATCATTTTGCTAACCAATGCCGGGCGCCTGACGGTCGCGGCTTTGGAAGCCCTTCGAGCCCGCATCCGCCGCCTCGCGCCGGGAAAGCCCATCTTCACCGCAGACCCTGTTCCCGGCCAACTGCGTTTTCTTGCCGACCAGGTCTACGTGCCGGCGCAGTGGCTCGCTGGGCGGCGTGTGGTGGCCGTTTCCGCTATCGCCGACCCAACGCTTTTTGAAAGCATGATCGGCGAGCTTGGCGGTATACTGGCAGCTAGCTTTCGTTTTCGCGATCATCATGTGTATACTCCTAAGGAGATCGAACAGGTGATGGAGAAGGCATGTACCGTGAATGCCGAGGCCGTTATTACCACGGAGAAAGACGCGGTGAAGCTGATGCCCCTGCGCTCTGCACGGCCTTTGGCCGCTTTGCAGGTAAGCATGCACATTGATGCAGAGCACGAGTTTATGACGGAAGTCCTCAAAGCTGTGGAGGAGGCACAGGCGGATAGGCGATGGTGA